Genomic DNA from Haloarcula marina:
CGACGAAGACGTTGTTCGGTTCGTGGTAGCACTCCAGCGGCGTCGCGGCCTGCTGGAGTTTCCCGTCGTTGAGGATGGCGATGCGGTCGGACATCGTCATCGCCTCGGTCTGGTCGTGCGTGACGTACACCGTCGTCACGTCGAGGTCCTCCTGCAGATGCTGGAGTTCCGTCCGCATGTCTGCGCGGAGTTTGGCGTCGAGGTTCGCCAGTGGCTCGTCCATCAGGAACACCTCGGGGTCGCGGACGATAGCCCGACCCAGCGCCACTCGCTGTTGTTGCCCACCGGAGAGTTCGCCGGGTTTGCGGTCGATGAGGTCGTCGATACCGAGCAGGTCGGCCGCCTCGTCGACCCGTGTCTGAATCTCGTCGTCGGACATGTTCGTCGACTGCTCCAGCCCGAACGCCATGTTCCCGCGGATGCTCATGTGCGGGTACAGCGCGTACGACTGGAACACCATCGCCACGTTCCGTCGGGCGGGCGGTTGGTCGTTGATGATCTCGTTTCCGAGGCGAATCTCGCCCCGCGTGATGTCTTCGAGTCCGGCGATCATCCGGAGCGTGGTCGACTTGCCACAGCCAGACGGGCCGACGACACAGAGGAACTCGCCATCCTCGATGTCGACAGACACCTCGTCGACGGCGACGATTTCGCCCTCGTCGTCGTCGTGGAAGATTTTCGTTACGTCGTCGAGTGTGAGTTGTGCCATGTTTGAGCCTCCTTAGGTTTCCCCTGCGACACCCTTCGCGAACTGTTCGCCGAAGAAGATGTACACGAGCAGGGTCGGGAGTGCTGCGACGATGGCACCGGCCATCGTGGTGTTGAACGACTGGACGACGCCGCCGGTCAGCGCGGCGAGGCGCTGGGTCGCCACCTGCGAGGCGGGGTCGTTGACCAGCACCAGCGCGAACAGCAGGTCGTTGTACACCTGCGTGAACTGGTAGATGAGCGTCACCGCGAACATCGGTAGCGACAGCGGCAGGATGATGTTCTTGTAGATGCTGAACGCCGTCGCGCCGTCGAGACGTGCGGCTTCGATCATCTCGTCGGAGATGCTCTGGTAGTACGACCGGAACAGGAGCGTACAGATGGGGATGCCGTAGGCGGCGTGAGTCACCGATAGCTGGAGCAACTGGAGGTAGCCGTTACGGCTGGGGTACGTCCAGTTGCCGCCGGTGATGAAGCCGAAGACGGTGTTGACGAACCCGTTGAGCAGGTCCGGCAGAATCTGGTACCAGAACTGTGCCAGCGGGACCAGCA
This window encodes:
- a CDS encoding carbohydrate ABC transporter permease, with amino-acid sequence MSTESRDPIAKLREMETSRIGLYAVLLFGLVFYLFPVETAVMTMFKTQDAFIRTVPFAPPNADGFTLEALMTAWNTLRPGLINSMFMAIPATLLSALLGSLTAYGLTTLSWRGQVGVVVFIIAGIFIPYQAVLVPLAQFWYQILPDLLNGFVNTVFGFITGGNWTYPSRNGYLQLLQLSVTHAAYGIPICTLLFRSYYQSISDEMIEAARLDGATAFSIYKNIILPLSLPMFAVTLIYQFTQVYNDLLFALVLVNDPASQVATQRLAALTGGVVQSFNTTMAGAIVAALPTLLVYIFFGEQFAKGVAGET
- a CDS encoding ABC transporter ATP-binding protein; translation: MAQLTLDDVTKIFHDDDEGEIVAVDEVSVDIEDGEFLCVVGPSGCGKSTTLRMIAGLEDITRGEIRLGNEIINDQPPARRNVAMVFQSYALYPHMSIRGNMAFGLEQSTNMSDDEIQTRVDEAADLLGIDDLIDRKPGELSGGQQQRVALGRAIVRDPEVFLMDEPLANLDAKLRADMRTELQHLQEDLDVTTVYVTHDQTEAMTMSDRIAILNDGKLQQAATPLECYHEPNNVFVAGFIGEPSMNFFDVDRQGSTLVADDFEYDLSDRVARELGDRTDLTLGIRPEDIEVVADGSGTHTYQGVVDVVEPRGNENTVHMQFEGTDGTQFIATVDGMRNIDGGQHVTVAFPEEAIHLFDAATGEAVRNRELGSVEKVESVV